A genomic region of Methylobacterium durans contains the following coding sequences:
- a CDS encoding IS3 family transposase (programmed frameshift): MKQTSGLARKPADAVIKDIRRATRRQFSAEEKIRIVLEGLRGEDSIAELCRREGIASSMYYGWSKEFLEAGKKRLAGDTARAATADEVKELRREAGALKEVVADLLLENRLLKKHERGWGRRGMRYPAPEKLEIIRLVEQSHLPVRRTLEKLGITRSTFYRWYDAYLRGGPEALADRPSRPSRVWNRLPTEIREQIVALALEEPELSPRELAVRFTDERRYFVSEASVYRLLKAQDLITSPAYIVVKAADAFRDKTTAPNQLWQTDFTYLKVVGWGWYYLSTVLDDFSRFIVAWKLCATMQASDVTATLDLALTAAGLDQVPVAHRPRLLTDNGSSYVAGDLATWLGSRGMTHIRGAPRHPQTQGKIERWHQTLKNRILLEHAYLPGELEARVAAFVEHYNHVRAHESLGNLTPADVYLGRGEGILRERAQIKRQTLIDRRLRHHARAA, translated from the exons ATGAAGCAGACATCCGGACTGGCACGCAAGCCGGCAGACGCGGTGATCAAAGACATCCGCCGGGCCACCCGCCGGCAGTTCTCGGCCGAGGAGAAGATCCGCATCGTGCTGGAGGGCCTGCGCGGCGAGGACAGTATCGCCGAGCTGTGTCGGCGCGAGGGCATCGCCAGCTCGATGTACTACGGCTGGTCCAAGGAGTTCCTGGAAGCCGGTAAGAAGCGGCTGGCGGGCGACACGGCGCGGGCGGCGACAGCAGACGAAGTCAAGGAGCTGCGCCGCGAGGCGGGCGCGCTGAAGGAGGTTGTGGCCGATCTCCTCCTGGAGAACCGCCTGCTC AAAAAGCATGAGCGGGGCTGGGGACGACGAGGCATGAGGTACCCAGCCCCTGAGAAGCTGGAGATCATCCGGCTGGTTGAGCAATCCCACCTGCCGGTGCGCCGCACCCTGGAGAAGCTCGGCATCACCCGATCGACGTTCTACCGCTGGTACGACGCCTACCTGAGAGGCGGTCCCGAGGCATTGGCTGACCGACCATCCCGGCCCAGCCGGGTCTGGAACCGTCTACCGACAGAGATCCGCGAGCAGATCGTCGCCCTCGCGCTGGAGGAGCCGGAACTCAGCCCACGCGAACTGGCGGTGCGCTTCACCGACGAGCGGCGCTACTTCGTCTCGGAAGCCAGCGTCTACCGCCTGCTCAAGGCCCAGGACCTGATCACCAGCCCCGCTTACATCGTCGTCAAGGCCGCCGACGCGTTCCGCGACAAGACCACGGCGCCCAACCAGCTCTGGCAGACCGACTTCACCTACCTGAAGGTTGTCGGCTGGGGCTGGTACTACCTGTCGACGGTGCTGGACGACTTCTCGCGCTTCATCGTGGCCTGGAAGCTCTGCGCCACGATGCAGGCCAGCGACGTCACCGCCACGCTCGATCTGGCGCTGACCGCGGCCGGGCTCGATCAGGTGCCGGTGGCGCATCGCCCGCGGCTGCTGACCGACAACGGATCGAGCTACGTCGCGGGTGACTTGGCGACATGGCTTGGCAGCCGAGGCATGACCCACATCCGCGGTGCGCCGCGCCATCCCCAGACGCAGGGCAAGATCGAGCGCTGGCACCAGACGCTCAAGAACCGCATCCTGCTCGAACACGCCTACCTGCCGGGCGAGTTGGAGGCCCGGGTTGCCGCCTTCGTGGAGCACTACAACCACGTCCGAGCTCACGAGAGCCTGGGCAATCTCACCCCCGCTGACGTCTATCTCGGCCGCGGCGAGGGCATCCTGCGCGAGCGGGCGCAGATCAAGCGTCAGACCCTCATCGACCGCCGCTTGCGCCACCACGCGCGGGCTGCCTAA
- the cas1 gene encoding CRISPR-associated endonuclease Cas1, which produces MSSIKAVDWQQRSSFWLEKTPSPVTPKRRERSTDTLILCGHGISLRVENGSLAIKNGFTHYPQEQETFRYFRGDLTRPVRIIVLDGSGHLTFDVLDWLADQDVPLLRISWTGDVVTVAGGSGYSADREKVAWQRATRDDECARVAFATALIREKVENCQQALQAVIPASEARDAAIDTLARVSATLTGNVVTTVAKLRGMEGVAAAAYFGAWQGVPLQWKTCKRRPFPDTWLTLGSRSSQRQSKLAKNRHATHPINAMLNYGYAVAIGQVKLTALADGYDPTFGIMHHEYRDGPAFALDLVEPIRPLVDRAIISFALANELHPADFAIKPNGCCRLNPQLARSVLQAVGQSAALN; this is translated from the coding sequence ATGTCTTCAATCAAGGCTGTCGACTGGCAACAACGGAGCTCGTTTTGGCTTGAGAAAACACCATCACCGGTCACACCCAAACGCCGCGAGCGTTCCACGGACACACTCATTCTATGCGGGCACGGCATATCGCTGCGTGTCGAGAACGGCAGCCTCGCAATCAAGAACGGCTTCACGCACTACCCGCAGGAGCAGGAGACGTTTCGCTATTTCCGAGGCGATCTCACCCGTCCGGTACGCATCATCGTGCTCGATGGCAGCGGGCACCTGACCTTCGACGTCCTCGATTGGCTTGCTGACCAGGACGTGCCTCTGCTGCGAATCAGTTGGACCGGCGATGTGGTTACCGTGGCAGGTGGCAGCGGCTACAGCGCGGATCGAGAGAAGGTGGCGTGGCAGCGTGCCACGCGCGACGATGAATGCGCACGCGTTGCATTTGCGACGGCGCTGATTCGCGAGAAGGTCGAGAACTGCCAGCAAGCGCTGCAGGCTGTGATCCCCGCATCAGAGGCGCGCGACGCTGCAATTGATACGTTGGCACGCGTGTCAGCCACACTGACCGGCAATGTTGTGACTACTGTGGCAAAGCTTCGCGGCATGGAGGGTGTGGCAGCTGCCGCGTACTTCGGCGCGTGGCAGGGCGTGCCGCTGCAATGGAAGACGTGCAAACGGCGCCCTTTTCCCGACACATGGCTGACGCTGGGTTCGCGCTCGTCGCAGCGGCAGAGCAAGCTGGCGAAGAACCGGCACGCGACGCATCCGATCAACGCCATGCTGAACTATGGGTACGCCGTGGCTATCGGGCAGGTGAAGCTCACGGCACTGGCTGATGGCTACGATCCGACGTTTGGCATCATGCACCACGAGTACCGAGACGGACCGGCCTTTGCGCTGGATCTGGTCGAGCCGATTCGGCCGCTGGTAGATCGCGCAATCATCAGTTTTGCTCTTGCGAACGAGCTTCACCCAGCCGACTTTGCAATTAAACCAAATGGTTGTTGCCGCCTCAATCCACAACTTGCACGGAGCGTCCTGCAGGCCGTTGGGCAGAGCGCAGCACTTAATTGA
- a CDS encoding helix-turn-helix transcriptional regulator, whose translation MPLGKPLLDALDSMGYGGLLLNRAEQVLRLNNTAEKILARYRSPEADTTDLGAYCYALTQLLQQHHGADGGLSENGWIAIGRSDKDGSRPLIVRAMRIHSNVAEELHRLIVLVDLDINPRPSPEVLRQVFQLTPSEARLAVEIACGRSPDEVAEAAQVSVNTIRKQLNTVFAKTNTHRQSELVALLVRLAILP comes from the coding sequence GTGCCGCTTGGCAAACCCCTACTCGACGCTCTCGATAGTATGGGTTACGGCGGCCTTCTGCTGAATCGAGCTGAACAAGTGCTGCGCTTGAACAATACCGCAGAAAAAATCCTAGCTCGGTATAGGTCACCCGAGGCAGATACCACAGATCTGGGTGCATATTGCTATGCTCTTACCCAATTGCTGCAGCAGCATCACGGCGCCGATGGCGGGTTAAGTGAAAACGGATGGATCGCGATTGGGCGGTCGGACAAAGATGGAAGCCGCCCTCTCATCGTCCGTGCCATGCGCATCCATTCAAACGTGGCAGAAGAGCTACACCGATTGATAGTACTTGTTGATCTAGACATTAATCCACGCCCATCACCTGAAGTTTTGAGACAGGTCTTTCAACTCACTCCGTCAGAAGCACGCCTAGCTGTCGAGATTGCGTGCGGCAGAAGTCCGGACGAAGTCGCTGAAGCGGCCCAGGTTAGCGTCAATACGATCCGTAAACAACTTAACACTGTGTTCGCGAAGACCAACACACATCGCCAATCGGAACTTGTTGCGCTTCTCGTGCGGCTGGCTATCCTGCCCTGA
- a CDS encoding IS630 family transposase (programmed frameshift) yields the protein MSAAVALREDFNADDLRRLAKASRDAGQSRRLLALAEIYEGGSRTDAARIGVVGLQTVRDWVLAFNAAGPAGLINRKAPGNPAKLSDAQRQALAQIVESGPDPDRHGVVRWRLKDLAAWIYASFGVSLDESTVGRTVKQLGFRKLSARPRHHEQDPAALAAFKKNLPAEVRAIRARLPAGAAIEVWWSDEARVGQKNTLPRRWARRGSRPSAPKDQRTAHAYIFGAICPEKGKGAGLIMPRCDTAAMNEHLREISCSVEEGAHAVLILDGAGWHVAHDLVVPANITLLPLPACAPELNPVENVWQFLRDNWLGDRVFSSYEDIVEQCCQVWNRFIDQPWKIMSIGLRDWAYQL from the exons ATGTCCGCTGCGGTTGCTCTGCGTGAGGATTTCAACGCCGACGATCTTCGACGTCTGGCCAAGGCCAGCCGAGACGCGGGCCAGAGCCGCCGGCTGCTGGCGCTGGCCGAGATCTACGAGGGCGGCAGCCGCACGGATGCGGCTCGGATCGGGGTGGTAGGGTTGCAGACGGTGCGCGATTGGGTGCTCGCCTTCAACGCAGCTGGCCCGGCCGGGCTGATCAACCGCAAGGCCCCGGGCAACCCAGCCAAGTTGAGCGATGCGCAGCGTCAAGCGCTGGCGCAGATCGTCGAGAGCGGGCCGGACCCGGATCGACACGGCGTGGTGCGCTGGCGGCTGAAGGATCTCGCCGCCTGGATCTACGCCAGCTTCGGCGTGAGCCTGGACGAGAGCACGGTGGGCCGCACGGTGAAACAACTCGGCTTCCGCAAGCTGTCGGCACGCCCGCGCCATCATGAGCAGGACCCGGCCGCACTGGCAGCCTTCA AAAAAAACTTGCCAGCCGAGGTGAGGGCGATCCGAGCCCGGCTGCCGGCTGGCGCGGCCATCGAGGTGTGGTGGTCAGACGAGGCTCGGGTCGGCCAGAAGAACACGCTGCCCCGCCGCTGGGCGCGCCGCGGCAGCCGGCCCTCGGCGCCCAAGGACCAACGCACGGCCCACGCCTACATCTTCGGAGCGATCTGTCCCGAGAAGGGCAAGGGTGCCGGCCTCATCATGCCGAGATGCGATACCGCGGCGATGAACGAGCACCTCAGGGAGATCAGCTGCAGCGTCGAGGAAGGCGCCCACGCCGTGCTGATCCTCGATGGGGCGGGCTGGCACGTCGCCCACGACCTCGTCGTGCCCGCCAACATCACCCTGCTGCCGCTGCCAGCCTGCGCCCCGGAACTCAACCCGGTCGAGAATGTCTGGCAGTTCCTGCGCGACAACTGGCTCGGCGACCGCGTCTTCTCGTCCTACGAGGACATTGTCGAGCAGTGCTGTCAGGTCTGGAACCGGTTCATCGACCAGCCTTGGAAGATCATGTCCATCGGCCTGCGTGACTGGGCCTATCAGTTATGA
- a CDS encoding TM0106 family RecB-like putative nuclease, whose amino-acid sequence MLMNKAITGRKFAAFLECATKAYLLQQGAKGITSDTEALRRSLESEIRLCALERLRAGIPPHEVFVGTPTPEILRAGIYSLIIGPEIPFTWGAAHPDALERLPGAVARARIIYRPIRFTLNEKTTYTDKLALAFDTLATSEVVGQTPSTGKIIRGSNCVEQSVHIAKLLVRARSALKAAGAVLSAATPPALELNRYCPTCEFQTRCRELAIASDDLSLLPTIGGKTRKKMMQKGISSVAQLSYTFRPPRRRRSASNTNLKHDPALKALAVRTGRIHIVGTPTLSPAGIMVYMDVEGIPDRTFYYLVGLRYSSGKQEVQRSFWADNEVGEREMWNSCLSALKQIGNPCLIHYGSYETQFLRRMKVRYCSDLEDSDFVEGLLSRAVNLVTLIYAHVYFPTYSNGLKEIGKYLGCKWSDPEASGANSLVWRSGWERTRNPVLRERLLAYNAEDCQATQMLTERLYKLLLEKQSADSETDSVNVEGLERSYPLRFGPLTYALPEFQRINEAAYWDYQRDKVYLRSFRRKTARAGPGRRLPCNKADAHINKTVRAQEARPTACPKCGAGKFHKNGLRSRVTCDLRFSRFGVRLWTVQENFMRYQCWNCKHGVIELPREGKYGPNLQAYVVYQLIELRNSIRAVARNMDALFGLKMPINAVSNIKTSCAQRYLPVYESILRRICCGGLVNADETQVRISGKVHYVWVFTNHAEVAYVPAPSREAGVVRDFLRDFKGNRSAGTTPV is encoded by the coding sequence ATGCTGATGAACAAGGCGATTACCGGCCGCAAGTTTGCTGCGTTCTTGGAGTGCGCAACCAAGGCCTACTTGCTGCAACAAGGCGCTAAAGGCATCACGTCCGACACTGAAGCTCTCCGGCGGTCCCTTGAATCTGAAATCAGGCTGTGTGCATTGGAACGGTTGCGAGCCGGCATTCCGCCGCACGAGGTATTCGTCGGAACACCTACGCCTGAAATTCTCCGAGCTGGTATTTACAGCTTGATCATTGGTCCAGAGATTCCCTTCACGTGGGGTGCCGCGCATCCGGATGCGTTGGAGCGATTGCCAGGCGCGGTCGCACGAGCACGCATCATCTACCGTCCCATTCGTTTTACTCTAAACGAAAAGACGACCTACACGGACAAACTCGCGCTGGCCTTTGACACACTTGCAACCTCCGAGGTTGTCGGTCAGACACCGTCAACAGGTAAGATCATCCGTGGCTCGAACTGCGTTGAGCAGAGTGTGCATATCGCAAAGTTGCTCGTGAGGGCACGCAGCGCTCTCAAGGCAGCCGGAGCGGTTCTGTCGGCTGCAACGCCGCCTGCCCTCGAGCTCAATAGATATTGCCCGACATGCGAATTTCAGACGCGGTGCCGCGAGTTGGCGATTGCAAGCGACGATCTAAGTCTACTGCCAACCATCGGGGGCAAGACGCGCAAGAAGATGATGCAAAAGGGCATCTCTTCCGTAGCGCAGTTATCTTATACCTTCCGGCCGCCACGCCGGAGGCGAAGTGCCTCAAATACCAATCTGAAGCACGACCCTGCCCTGAAGGCTCTGGCTGTCCGTACGGGCCGCATCCACATTGTCGGGACCCCAACCCTCTCACCTGCCGGAATTATGGTTTACATGGACGTTGAGGGTATCCCGGATCGAACTTTCTACTATTTGGTCGGCCTTCGATACTCATCCGGCAAGCAAGAGGTCCAACGGTCTTTTTGGGCAGACAACGAAGTCGGCGAGCGGGAGATGTGGAATTCATGCCTGAGCGCTCTCAAACAGATTGGGAATCCCTGCCTCATTCATTATGGCAGCTACGAGACCCAGTTCCTCCGGCGGATGAAGGTTCGCTATTGCAGCGATTTAGAAGACAGCGATTTTGTTGAAGGCCTCCTGTCTCGCGCGGTCAACTTGGTAACTCTTATTTATGCGCATGTCTATTTCCCTACTTACTCGAACGGGTTGAAAGAAATTGGGAAATACCTGGGCTGTAAATGGTCTGATCCAGAAGCCTCCGGAGCAAATAGCTTAGTTTGGCGAAGCGGATGGGAGCGGACCCGCAATCCAGTGCTCAGAGAGCGTTTGCTGGCTTACAATGCAGAGGACTGCCAAGCCACCCAAATGCTGACGGAACGGCTTTATAAATTACTTTTGGAGAAGCAATCGGCAGATTCTGAGACTGACAGTGTGAACGTGGAAGGACTTGAACGGAGCTATCCACTTCGGTTTGGTCCGTTGACGTACGCCCTTCCGGAATTCCAGCGCATCAACGAAGCCGCCTATTGGGATTACCAGCGAGACAAAGTCTACTTGCGCTCATTTAGAAGAAAAACTGCACGGGCCGGCCCCGGGCGCCGGCTTCCTTGCAATAAAGCCGATGCTCACATCAACAAGACGGTTCGCGCTCAAGAAGCCCGGCCGACGGCCTGCCCAAAATGTGGGGCAGGGAAGTTCCACAAAAACGGTCTACGTAGCAGGGTTACTTGCGATCTGCGGTTTTCACGCTTTGGTGTCAGACTTTGGACGGTCCAAGAAAACTTCATGCGGTATCAGTGTTGGAACTGCAAACATGGCGTGATCGAGCTGCCGCGGGAGGGAAAGTACGGCCCGAATCTGCAGGCATATGTAGTCTACCAGCTCATCGAGCTTCGAAACTCAATCCGAGCAGTAGCTCGAAACATGGATGCGCTGTTTGGCCTGAAGATGCCAATCAACGCGGTGAGCAACATAAAGACCAGCTGCGCGCAGCGGTACCTGCCGGTATATGAAAGCATTCTTCGCCGAATCTGCTGCGGAGGACTCGTCAATGCGGACGAGACTCAAGTCCGAATAAGCGGCAAGGTACACTACGTCTGGGTTTTTACGAATCACGCTGAAGTTGCGTATGTCCCTGCCCCATCACGTGAGGCCGGCGTCGTCCGGGATTTCCTGCGCGATTTCAAAGGTAACCGTTCGGCTGGCACCACGCCGGTGTGA